A window from Mesorhizobium shangrilense encodes these proteins:
- a CDS encoding D-alanine--D-alanine ligase family protein, with amino-acid sequence MRVAVVWNHDHTGVINRFGQVCPEDDDREAVEGVAAALREGGHETLLCEGDKGLLATLERFMPPDPQARPSGIVFNMAYGVQGECRYTHVPAMLEMAGVPYTGSSPLGHGLALDKVLTKRLIRDRGVPTPNFRVMRRGTESTGDLRFPVVVKPRHESASVGLQLVHEPAQLRQAVEMIVTQYAQDSLVEEYIEGREIYVALLGNGEIEVFPLVERDFGDRKRRLFTWEDKHMAIGAPQAICPAQIGSKLAAMLRDISVATFRACQCRDYARIDLRIDRSGQPFVLEINSMAGLGMSTAYVLAATTAGHSFSSLVNRILDVAHTRYFGIGIPKAERASNRDRIFPR; translated from the coding sequence GGTTCGGTCAGGTTTGTCCGGAGGACGACGACCGCGAGGCGGTCGAAGGCGTGGCGGCGGCACTGCGGGAGGGCGGCCACGAGACGCTGCTGTGCGAAGGCGATAAAGGACTGCTCGCTACGCTCGAGCGGTTCATGCCCCCCGATCCGCAAGCCCGCCCCTCCGGTATCGTCTTCAACATGGCATACGGAGTTCAGGGCGAGTGCCGTTACACTCACGTTCCGGCCATGCTAGAGATGGCCGGCGTTCCGTACACCGGATCGAGCCCGCTCGGGCATGGGCTGGCGCTCGACAAGGTCCTCACCAAGAGGCTCATCCGCGATCGCGGCGTGCCGACACCGAACTTTCGCGTGATGCGTCGCGGCACCGAGAGTACCGGCGACTTGCGATTCCCAGTGGTAGTAAAGCCGCGTCACGAATCCGCCAGCGTCGGATTGCAGCTCGTACATGAGCCCGCCCAGTTGAGGCAGGCCGTAGAAATGATTGTCACGCAGTATGCGCAGGATTCGCTCGTGGAAGAATACATCGAGGGGCGGGAAATCTACGTCGCGCTGCTCGGAAACGGAGAGATCGAGGTGTTCCCTCTGGTCGAGCGGGACTTCGGCGACCGCAAAAGACGTCTTTTTACTTGGGAAGACAAGCACATGGCGATCGGGGCGCCGCAGGCCATATGCCCGGCGCAAATCGGAAGCAAACTTGCGGCGATGCTGCGGGATATTTCGGTTGCGACCTTCCGTGCCTGCCAGTGCCGAGATTATGCCCGTATCGACCTCCGGATCGATCGCTCCGGCCAGCCCTTTGTCTTGGAGATCAACTCCATGGCGGGGCTCGGTATGTCCACCGCCTATGTCCTGGCCGCGACGACCGCCGGACACAGCTTCTCGAGCTTGGTCAATCGCATCCTCGATGTCGCTCACACGCGGTATTTCGGAATCGGAATCCCCAAGGCCGAACGCGCGTCGAATCGCGACAGGATTTTTCCCCGCTAG